Within the Pseudoxanthomonas sp. Root65 genome, the region GTCTCGGAGCGCTTGACCGGCGCGGTGTTCGGCACGGATGGAATACGCCGCCCGGCGCCTTGACGACGTCACGCGCGGTCCGTCGTGCCCGGTCGTCGCGCTTCCCGCGTGCTGCATCGACACCGTCGCCGCGCGGGTGAGATGGCTTCGCTGGAAAGCACCCTGACGCCGCCCGCGCGGCGAGCGCCGCGGCGATGGGTGGCGGGATGGACGAAGACGGTCTTCGATGTGCGTCGGGGAGACCTCGGTCCGCTGCTGACCGCCGCGTACGGATTCTTCTTCGTACTGACGGCCCTGATGCTGCTGCGCCCCGTGCGCGATGCCGTCGGCATGGCCGGCGGCCTGGACAGCGTGCGCGGATTGTTCATCACGACGGCGCTCGTCACGCTGGCGCTCAATCCTGTCTTCGGCCTGCTGGTGGCCCGCGTCCGCCGACCGCACGCCATCGCCATGACGTACGGCTTCTTCGGACTGACGCTGCTGGTCCTGTGGGCGCTGATGACGTTCGGTTCCGCAGCCGTGGGACTGCGCAGTGGCCAGGTGTTCTATGTCTGGTTCAGCGTACTCAACGTGTTCGGCACCATGGTGTTCTGGGCGCTGGTCTCCGACCGCTTCACTCGCGAACAGGGCACGCGCCTGTTCGCACTCGTCGGCGTGGGCGGTACCGTGGGTGCGATCTTCGGCGCCTGGCTGACGTCTCGGCTTGCGCAATCGCTCGGCGCATCCAACCTGTTGCCGCTCTCGGTGGTGTTGCTGGTGCTGGGCATCCTGTCCGCATGGTGGTTGATCCGTCTCACGCCGGGCGGCAGCGAGGTGCGCGACGAGACGGAAGAACAGCCCGCCGATGATGCGGCACCGATGGGAGGCGGCGCATGGGACGGCGCGCAGGCGGTCGTCCGGTCGCCCTATCTGGCTGGCATCGCCGGCTACGTGTTGCTGATGGCGGTGATGACCACCCTGGTCTACCTCACCCGACTGCAGCTGGTCGCCGGGGTGGATGCAGGACAGGATGCGATGGCGGCACTGCTGGCGAACATCGACATGTGGACCCAGCTGGTCTTCCTCTTGCTGCAGCTCGCGATGGCCACCCGCCTCGGCCACCGCGTCGGCCCGGGGCATGCGCTGGTGGCGCTGCCCGCGGCCACCGCGCTCGGCTTCGCGGGGCTGGCGGCACACGGCGGCATCGCGATCCTGTACGTGCTCGACGCCGCCAACCGGGCGGTGCAGCGCGGCGTCGCGCGCCCGGCCCGGGAACTGCTTTTCACGCACGTCCGGCAAGGGCACAAGTACAAGGCCAGAGCCTTCATCGATACCTTCGTCTATCGGCTGGGCGATGTGCTGGGCGCGCAGATCGAAGCGATGAGCGGGCGAGCGGGCACGGGGCCAGGAAGCCTGCTGGGCGTGGCCCTCCCCCTCACGGCCGCGTGGGCGCTGCTGGCCGTCTGGCTGGGGCGACGCTATCGCAAAGGCCAGCACGAACCCGCCGCAGGCAGCACAACCTGAGTGCGTGGCAGCTTGCCTGCGCCGCGCAACGGTTCACATGGACTTAGTGTCGGCCGGGGCATCGTTCGTGCTTCGGCACACAGGCCCACCCTTTCCGTGGACGGGACGCTTGCATGCACGTCCCTCTGCACCACGCGCCCCGGTTCGGCCCGGGCGCCTTGAGCCGCTACCGGAAGGACCGCCCAGATGAAACCCAAACCCGCCGCGACCGCGGCTTCCGCCCAACAGGCCAGTGGAGGTAGCGACGGCAGCGGTGTCCGTACCGACTGCATCATCATTGGCGGAGGTCCCGCAGGTCTGACGGCCGCGACCTACCTGCGCCGATTCCACCGGCGCGTGCAACTCTTCGATGATGGTCGCAGCAGGGCCCGCTGGATACCCGAAACGCACAACTGCCCCGGCTTCCCGCAAGGCGTGTCGGGTGAAAGCCTCCTCCGGAAACTGAGGGAGCAGGCCTCGACCTATGGCGTTGTTCCACTGCGACGTCGCGTTGTCGGCCTTTCGACCGGTCCCGATGGCTGGGAAGTACGGGATGAAAGTCAGACCTGGCATGCCGGGAGCGTCATACTGGCTACGGGTGTTCGGGATCTACTCCCTGAACTGGAGCACGGCTCCATCGACGACGCGATCGCGCGCGGACTGATCCGGTTGTGCGCGATCTGTGACGGATACGAGGCGACAGACAAGAACATCGGGGTGGTGGGGCCGTTGCTGCACAGCATCCGCCACGCCTGCTTTCTGCGCTCGTTCTCGCCCCATGTCAGCGTGGTTCCCGTGGCCGAGGCCGCGCCGGTCCCCGCGGATCTGCGGGAGGCCGCGGTGCTCCGTGCGAACGAACTGCGTATCGAGGTGTTGCCGGAACTGGCCCAGCTCACCTGCGGGCGCGATACCTGCGAAGCACGCGATGTGGCGGGCGGCATTCACCGATTCGATACCCTCTATGCCGCCATGGGTGCACCGGCGCGCAGCGACCTGGCGGCCATCGCCGGCGCGACGACGGACAAGGACGGCGCCATCGTCACGGATGACGATCTGCAGACGTCGCGCCCGGGCCTCTACGCCATTGGCGATGTGGCCACGGATCTCAACCAGATATCGGTGGCGTTCGGCCACGCCGCCATTGCGGCCACGGCGATCCACCGGCGCTTGGACGCGATCCTGCGTTGAGGCCAAGGCGTGTCAGGACAGGAAGCACGCTGGAATGAATGAACGGCGTGCCGGAACGGCCAGGGCTGCGCCCGCCTCGCTCGGAGAGAGACGCAGGCGATTGTCAGAGTCAGAAAAGCGCCTGGCAGCGCGTGCAGAAGAATGACCGGCGTTTGAGTACGCCCAGGTATTCCTTGATGATGCGCTGGCCGCACTGCGGGCACGTGGACCTGGTATGGACCTGCCAGTGCTTCCTCAAGACGAACTGCCTCTTCCATTCGAGAAACTCGAAACTGTACTCGCGCGCCTGCGCGATCATCTGGCCCAGCTTGCGCGGGGGAAGCGCGCCCACTTCAGTGGCGGGATGGACGCCGATGCGGAAGAGCACCTCGTTCTTGATGATGTTGCCGACCCCCGCAAAGACATCCTGGTCCAGCAGGGCATCGCAGACCAGTACCGAAGGCTTTGATTTCAACCTCGTCCTGGCGATACGGGGACTCCATGCCGGGCTCATCACGTCGATGCGCCAGTCATAGGTATCGTCCAGCGATCCCTCGATGTACTTCAGCGATGACGCGTAGAAGTTCAGTACGCCATTGTCGAACGCCAGCGACATGCGGGGATTGGCGGGCTTTTCTTCATCGATCAGATAGGACCCGAACATCAGCATGTGCACGCGCATGCTGAAGCCACGGAACTCGATGAGGAAGTGTTTTCCCCAGCTGCGCAGCGCAACAACGCGCTTGCCTTCCATGCGGCCCAGGTCGAGCTTGCTGTTGCCCGACGCCTTGCGGACGGTCTTGCCGCTGAAGTGGGCCGCCGCTTCCTTCAGGATGACGATGGAAGGACCTTCAGGCACGGGCACGTCCCGTCGCAGGGCGCGATGACGTTTCCCGCAGCAGATCCTGCAGGCGAGCCGCATTGGTGGTCGCGTGACCGTGGGCGGTATTGTCGAAGATGACCCACGGACGGGCAGGCGACTTGCCTGAAACGACCGCGGCCGCCAGTTGCTGCAGGCTGTCTTCTGTGTACGCGCTGTAGTACATCCGCGGCGAACCGTGCCAGCGCCAGTACGGCCAGGGCGATCGCGCATCGGGGCGGCCTGCGTCTTCGACCAGGGCCGGGTCCGCGCCGACGCGGCCGACGCCGTACCGCTGCAGCACCGCCTCCGCGGCGCCCGAGAACCAGCTGGTGTGGCGGGGTTCGCAGACAAGTGGCGCGTCCGAGCGACGGCGGAACAGGCGGAAGAACGTCGAGGCGACACGGGCGTCGAGCACATGGCTGGGAGGAAGCTGCAGCAGGAACCCGCCCAGTTTGCTGCCAAGCGCCTCCGCCTCACCCAGGAAGCGGTCGAGCACCGGACCGCACTGGCGAAGCGCCCGTTCGTGGGAAATCATCTTGGGGAGCTTGACGGAGAAACGGAAATCCCTCGGCACCGAGGAGGCCCATTTCGCATAGGTGGCCGGCTTGTGCGGTCGATAGAACGACGAGTTCACTTCCACTACCGGGAAACGCGTGGCGTATCGCGCCAGCATCGATTCGCCTTCGCCGAACAGCGCCAGGCTATGGCGTGGAATGGACCAGCCCGCACAGCCGACTTTGATTGCCTGCATTGCGCTGGGTCCTTGCACCGGGGTGTCGTAGGGAATGCCGCCGGTGATTGATGCCTTCAACTGGAGGGTCGGCACCGTGCACGCACGATGCCGACACCAACCCCGTTTGCCAGGTTCGGCCTAGTTCGCCGCACTTTCCAGCTGCTTGGCCTGTGCCAGATGGTTGGCCACATGCTCACGCGTTGCAGCCAGGTGTGTCGTAACCTCGGCGCGGCCGGCGGCCGGTATCAACTTGCTGTCCAGCGCCGCGAGGGCCTCCGTATGGTCCTTCACCATGGCAGCGACATAGGCCTTGGAATAGGCATCGCCGCTCTTCTCGTCCAGCATCGCCAGCGCCTGCTCACCCTTCTTGCGCTGCGCATCGGCATCGGGCGCGGCGCTCTCGGGACTGAGCGCGGACGTCTTGTCGCGGTTTTCGGTGTGCTGGTCGATCATCATCTGCGCATACGCGGCGACCGGGCCCTTGACGCCTTTGGAGAGGGCCTGCTTGCCCGCGGCGATTTCATGTTCGTTGATCGCATTCAACACGCCAAGGGCGTTGCGCTCGGCCATGGATGCCTGGACATCGGGTTGGTCGGTGGACGCCATGGTGTCGGTTGATTCGTCGGTGGGGTCGGCGTTCGTTACGGGCACGGCGTCCGACGTTTCCGCCATCACGTCGTTAGTGTCGTCGTTTTCGCGACAGGCGGACAGGGACACGACGCCGATCGAGACGGCGGCGAGGACGAACAGGTGGCGAACTTTCATGATGCAACTCCGGTTTCTGGAAGGGGGGCCGAACCGGATTGCCTTCAGGATGAGAACCTGTCCGTGTATTGGCTTGATACTAGGGAACGCCTACACCCGTGAACGCAATGTGCAGTATTGCGAGGCGTTTACTTTGGCGTGAAGGGCTTGCGAAACGCGTTCGTCATTCCTCGCGCGATGTCTTCTTCATCATCCATTGACCCACGAGTGCGGTCAGCAGAATGCAGCTGTTGGTTACGATGAACACCCAATTGTCCAGCAGCACGGAGTAGACGACGAACAGGGCAGACGCCGTGGCCTGGCCGATGAAGAGCCACGTGGACACGCCTTCCTGCTGCCTGTCCTTGACCTGCTTGATGATCTGGCGGACCAGCGTGAGCAGCAGGATCGCAGATGCGGTCCATCCGATGATGTCGGCCATGGCGTTGCTCCAGAGGAGTGCAAGGCGGCAGGTGAAGCGCCATGGCCGGTGTCCCGGTCATGGCGCACCGCCCCTTGGCGTCGTTGCTCACAGGAGGGGCGGATCCGTCTCCCTGGCAAAGTGCTTGTGTTGGGCCATGGCCGTCAGGAACGCATCGATGGATCCTGTATCCGCGGTGTCCCGGATGATCAGGCCGGTGTCGGCCGGATCATTCAGCACGCCGGTGGATTCCACGAAGGCTGCGGCGTCGCCCACTGCGAGAATCGTCTTGCAATGGCGGAACTGGTCCTTGATGAATTCGCAGGCACGGCCGTCCAGGCCCCACGTTTTCGCCGCCTGTTGGCCATCCGGAACCGCCACCGCATCGAACAGCACGGAAGGTTCGTTCTCGAAAGAGGCATCCGCGTCTATGGCGCTGCCGTCCGCTGCGGTGAACTGACCCACACGGTGACCGACCAGGCGA harbors:
- a CDS encoding MFS transporter is translated as MASLESTLTPPARRAPRRWVAGWTKTVFDVRRGDLGPLLTAAYGFFFVLTALMLLRPVRDAVGMAGGLDSVRGLFITTALVTLALNPVFGLLVARVRRPHAIAMTYGFFGLTLLVLWALMTFGSAAVGLRSGQVFYVWFSVLNVFGTMVFWALVSDRFTREQGTRLFALVGVGGTVGAIFGAWLTSRLAQSLGASNLLPLSVVLLVLGILSAWWLIRLTPGGSEVRDETEEQPADDAAPMGGGAWDGAQAVVRSPYLAGIAGYVLLMAVMTTLVYLTRLQLVAGVDAGQDAMAALLANIDMWTQLVFLLLQLAMATRLGHRVGPGHALVALPAATALGFAGLAAHGGIAILYVLDAANRAVQRGVARPARELLFTHVRQGHKYKARAFIDTFVYRLGDVLGAQIEAMSGRAGTGPGSLLGVALPLTAAWALLAVWLGRRYRKGQHEPAAGSTT
- a CDS encoding NAD(P)/FAD-dependent oxidoreductase, coding for MKPKPAATAASAQQASGGSDGSGVRTDCIIIGGGPAGLTAATYLRRFHRRVQLFDDGRSRARWIPETHNCPGFPQGVSGESLLRKLREQASTYGVVPLRRRVVGLSTGPDGWEVRDESQTWHAGSVILATGVRDLLPELEHGSIDDAIARGLIRLCAICDGYEATDKNIGVVGPLLHSIRHACFLRSFSPHVSVVPVAEAAPVPADLREAAVLRANELRIEVLPELAQLTCGRDTCEARDVAGGIHRFDTLYAAMGAPARSDLAAIAGATTDKDGAIVTDDDLQTSRPGLYAIGDVATDLNQISVAFGHAAIAATAIHRRLDAILR
- a CDS encoding DNA-formamidopyrimidine glycosylase family protein, with protein sequence MPEGPSIVILKEAAAHFSGKTVRKASGNSKLDLGRMEGKRVVALRSWGKHFLIEFRGFSMRVHMLMFGSYLIDEEKPANPRMSLAFDNGVLNFYASSLKYIEGSLDDTYDWRIDVMSPAWSPRIARTRLKSKPSVLVCDALLDQDVFAGVGNIIKNEVLFRIGVHPATEVGALPPRKLGQMIAQAREYSFEFLEWKRQFVLRKHWQVHTRSTCPQCGQRIIKEYLGVLKRRSFFCTRCQALF
- a CDS encoding DUF72 domain-containing protein encodes the protein MQAIKVGCAGWSIPRHSLALFGEGESMLARYATRFPVVEVNSSFYRPHKPATYAKWASSVPRDFRFSVKLPKMISHERALRQCGPVLDRFLGEAEALGSKLGGFLLQLPPSHVLDARVASTFFRLFRRRSDAPLVCEPRHTSWFSGAAEAVLQRYGVGRVGADPALVEDAGRPDARSPWPYWRWHGSPRMYYSAYTEDSLQQLAAAVVSGKSPARPWVIFDNTAHGHATTNAARLQDLLRETSSRPATGRARA
- a CDS encoding DUF4142 domain-containing protein, translated to MKVRHLFVLAAVSIGVVSLSACRENDDTNDVMAETSDAVPVTNADPTDESTDTMASTDQPDVQASMAERNALGVLNAINEHEIAAGKQALSKGVKGPVAAYAQMMIDQHTENRDKTSALSPESAAPDADAQRKKGEQALAMLDEKSGDAYSKAYVAAMVKDHTEALAALDSKLIPAAGRAEVTTHLAATREHVANHLAQAKQLESAAN
- a CDS encoding PQ-loop domain-containing transporter, which encodes MADIIGWTASAILLLTLVRQIIKQVKDRQQEGVSTWLFIGQATASALFVVYSVLLDNWVFIVTNSCILLTALVGQWMMKKTSREE